One stretch of Syntrophales bacterium DNA includes these proteins:
- a CDS encoding V-type ATP synthase subunit D: KAIIMLSRELKKVQRRVNALEKIFIPQHEEAKKYISDRIEEMEREEIFVKKLIRQRASKEEGTT; encoded by the coding sequence AAGGCGATCATCATGCTCTCAAGGGAGCTGAAAAAGGTACAGCGACGGGTGAACGCCCTTGAGAAGATATTCATCCCTCAGCATGAAGAGGCGAAGAAGTACATCTCAGATAGAATCGAGGAGATGGAGAGAGAAGAAATTTTCGTGAAGAAACTCATACGACAGCGCGCATCAAAGGAAGAAGGTACTACCTAA